The Aspergillus fumigatus Af293 chromosome 5, whole genome shotgun sequence nucleotide sequence AGATTGAAGAAGGACATAACAGCCTGCTGATGCGCAAGCCTTTCACCGATGCGGATGCGGAAGGACTGTCCAGGGCCGGAAAGACTCTGCCGCGGATTATCACTCTGGGGGGTGATCATACCATCACACTGCCGTTGCTGCGCAGTATCAACAAGGCTTACGGGCCCGTGACTGTGATCCATTTCGACAGTCATCTGTAGGTGAATGTCCATGACGACCGGTAGAGTTTGAATTGACAGATCTCAGGGACACATGGAAGCCCAAGGTCTTTGGCGGCTCGCCCAGCCAGGTTGCTGCTATCAACCACGGAACCTACTTCTACCACGCTGCCATGGAAGGCCTCCTGAAGAACGACACCAACATCCATGCCGGCATCAGGACGACCCTTTCTGGTCCCTCTGATTATGAGAATGACGGGTACTGCGGCTTCGAGATCGTCGAGGCGCGCGAGATTGACACGATCGGTAGGGCCTCAACAAGTGTCTGGCGCGACCGAGCAATATGCTGACGTACAGCAGGAACCGAAGGAATCATCAAGAAGATCAGAGATCGAGTCGGCACAGAGAACCCCGTCTACCTTTCCATTGACATCGATACCCTGGACCCTGCTTGTGAGTTTCTGTCACAAAATGTCAAGCATTCCTCTTCTGACCATGGATAGTTGCACCGGCAACCGGTACCCCCGAGACTGGAGGCTGGTCGACCCGTGAGCTCCGCACCATCATCCGTGGCCTTGACGGCCTCAACTTCATCGGTGCGGATATCGTCGAGGTTGCTCCAGCTTATGACACAAATGCAGAGCTTTCTACCATGTATGTTCCCTGCCTGTTTGATTTGAAATGTAATTGACCGTGTCTTAGGGCCGCTGCGGATGTTCTCTACGAGGTTCTTACCATCATGGTCAAAAAGGGACCATTGTCTCTGTCCAAGGGACATGAGCTGTAGATGGACATTCATTGCGTTGCACAAGGCGTGCCGCAGAGCCCTTGAGGGCAATACTATATATCCATCTGAGGATACATGCATATATAGCACTCCTAGCATAAAGCTGGAGCTATTATTCCTTCAGTAGCAGATACAGGACACCCTTTTATGAGGGCAGGGCTTCAGAAATAGTCTTGCATCATAGCCATATACTGTTTCCAAATAACGCAGACAGATCACATCTGGGCGCAGCCCCTTGCGTCGGAGAAAAGCAAACTGCAGGAACCTAATTCCTGCGACAG carries:
- a CDS encoding agmatinase encodes the protein MITSTLSLLALSAIASAHSDHRQKTIAGPHQSLWYNTIPGDGGTQADSVFSGISTFGRLPYFPCLSSEAEKYDIAFVGAPFDTGTSYRPGARFGPSGIRQGSRRLNLYGGYNVPLEANPFVSELKVLDCGDIPVTSYDNAWAIQQIEEGHNSLLMRKPFTDADAEGLSRAGKTLPRIITLGGDHTITLPLLRSINKAYGPVTVIHFDSHLDTWKPKVFGGSPSQVAAINHGTYFYHAAMEGLLKNDTNIHAGIRTTLSGPSDYENDGYCGFEIVEAREIDTIGTEGIIKKIRDRVGTENPVYLSIDIDTLDPAFAPATGTPETGGWSTRELRTIIRGLDGLNFIGADIVEVAPAYDTNAELSTMAAADVLYEVLTIMVKKGPLSLSKGHEL